The Schistocerca serialis cubense isolate TAMUIC-IGC-003099 chromosome 10, iqSchSeri2.2, whole genome shotgun sequence genome includes a region encoding these proteins:
- the LOC126424821 gene encoding arylalkylamine N-acetyltransferase 1-like isoform X1 — protein sequence MPSVPYAIRQLTARDSPQLVDFLRRFFLRDEPLNAAMGIMANGRQSWPEQERFLLEPLSQDVSLQAVDTMSGKIMGVFINHVHQPGHEGEAVREVETCPDPAFREILRFTTSVDLQVSEKLRALFPDVHLHRLEIVAGSVDPAARNCGIGIALVEHTKQLAMDQGIPLVRVDCSSVFSAKGIERCGFQKIFSIRYDSYKCDGKILFPPTKESGDEYITYVKRITPRPHVIPLHAAANMQCHI from the exons atgcccTCGGTGCCCTACGCCATCCGGCAGCTGACGGCTAGAGACAGCCCACAGCTGGTGGACTTCCTGCGTCGGTTCTTCCTGAGGGACGAGCCGCTCAACGCAGCCATGGGTATCATGGCCAACGGGCGACAGTCCTGGCCAGAGCAAGAGCGCTTCCTTCTCGAGCCTCTGTCCCAAG ATGTTTCTTTGCAAGCAGTCGATACCATGAGTGGCAAGATTATGGGAGTCTTCATAAACCACGTGCACCAACCTGGACATGAAGGGGAGGCTGTCAGAGAAGTTGAGACTTGTCCAGATCCAGCCTTCCGTGAGATCCTACGGTTCACCACCTCTGTTGATCTCCAG GTGTCTGAGAAATTGCGTGCCCTGTTCCCTGATGTACACCTTCACCGGTTGGAGATTGTAGCTGGGTCTGTCGACCCAGCTGCCAGGAATTGTGGAATTGGCATTGCCCTCGTCGAGCACACCAA GCAACTGGCGATGGATCAAGGTATACCACTGGTGAGAGTTGACTGCTCCAGTGTGTTctctgcaaagggcattgaacgttGTGGATTCCAGAAGATCTTTTCCATCAGATATGACTCTTATAAATGTGATGGGAAAATACTTTTCCCTCCTACAAAAGAGTCTGGTGATGAGTACATTACCTATGTCAAAAGGATAACTCCTAGGCCACATGTTATCCCATTACATGCAGCTGCTAACATGCAGTGCCATATTTGA
- the LOC126424821 gene encoding arylalkylamine N-acetyltransferase 1-like isoform X2, with protein sequence MPSVPYAIRQLTARDSPQLVDFLRRFFLRDEPLNAAMGIMANGRQSWPEQERFLLEPLSQVDTMSGKIMGVFINHVHQPGHEGEAVREVETCPDPAFREILRFTTSVDLQVSEKLRALFPDVHLHRLEIVAGSVDPAARNCGIGIALVEHTKQLAMDQGIPLVRVDCSSVFSAKGIERCGFQKIFSIRYDSYKCDGKILFPPTKESGDEYITYVKRITPRPHVIPLHAAANMQCHI encoded by the exons atgcccTCGGTGCCCTACGCCATCCGGCAGCTGACGGCTAGAGACAGCCCACAGCTGGTGGACTTCCTGCGTCGGTTCTTCCTGAGGGACGAGCCGCTCAACGCAGCCATGGGTATCATGGCCAACGGGCGACAGTCCTGGCCAGAGCAAGAGCGCTTCCTTCTCGAGCCTCTGTCCCAAG TCGATACCATGAGTGGCAAGATTATGGGAGTCTTCATAAACCACGTGCACCAACCTGGACATGAAGGGGAGGCTGTCAGAGAAGTTGAGACTTGTCCAGATCCAGCCTTCCGTGAGATCCTACGGTTCACCACCTCTGTTGATCTCCAG GTGTCTGAGAAATTGCGTGCCCTGTTCCCTGATGTACACCTTCACCGGTTGGAGATTGTAGCTGGGTCTGTCGACCCAGCTGCCAGGAATTGTGGAATTGGCATTGCCCTCGTCGAGCACACCAA GCAACTGGCGATGGATCAAGGTATACCACTGGTGAGAGTTGACTGCTCCAGTGTGTTctctgcaaagggcattgaacgttGTGGATTCCAGAAGATCTTTTCCATCAGATATGACTCTTATAAATGTGATGGGAAAATACTTTTCCCTCCTACAAAAGAGTCTGGTGATGAGTACATTACCTATGTCAAAAGGATAACTCCTAGGCCACATGTTATCCCATTACATGCAGCTGCTAACATGCAGTGCCATATTTGA